In one Hypanus sabinus isolate sHypSab1 chromosome 11, sHypSab1.hap1, whole genome shotgun sequence genomic region, the following are encoded:
- the tmem275a gene encoding transmembrane protein 275, translated as MMFTEKNSTTVPQKSGQKKTRPQGLPSPALCCACGLCIMLAGINITLVGAFAFGTFLPVNNPPIIIGPILLVVAFTFFVACCICSRRPPAHGQRKSKPGSNIGIIKPGHATFEIETSEHTVQDTTAVQLSPTNSPVSSKKSTPVHENSKTCKLFTMDGNNPGAKYTPGAEAVQLNLPQDVDSSS; from the coding sequence ATGATGTTTACCGAGAAAAATAGCACTACAGTCCCTCAGAAGTCTGGGCAGAAGAAGACAAGACCACAGGGTCTTCCGTCTCCAGCTCTTTGTTGTGCCTGTGGCCTCTGTATCATGTTGGCAGGGATTAATATCACTCTCGTGGGAGCCTTTGCCTTTGGCACCTTCTTGCCAGTGAACAATCCTCCCATCATTATTGGGCCCATTTTGCTGGTGGTTGCTTTTACCTTCTTTGTAGCCTGTTGCATCTGTAGTCGGAGACCCCCTGCCCATGGTCAGAGGAAGTCCAAACCTGGATCCAATATTGGTATCATCAAGCCCGGTCATGCTACATTTGAGATTGAGACAAGTGAACACACTGTGCAAGACACAACTGCAGTTCAGCTTAGCCCAACAAACTCACCAGTGTCTTCTAAGAAATCTACCCCAGTACATGAAAACTCAAAGACATGTAAGCTCTTTACAATGGATGGCAACAACCCTGGAGCTAAGTATACACCTGGAGCTGAAGCAGTACAGCTGAACTTACCCCAGGACGTGGATTCATCCTCATAG